The segment CTTCTGCTGTGTGTCCGCCATTGCAAATGGATCTTTCTGGGGCGCAGGGCGAGCTGCCGTTGCCAATGcacgccgcggcgtcgccgtaCCTCGGCTTGCACcatgaccaccaccaccatcatggcggcggcggcggcggtggagggatgAATGGGCGGCAcatgtcgccgccgacgccaccggcggcggcggaggagtcgaaggcggtggtggtggtgtcgtcgtcggcgacggcggcggcgaggtacaGGGAGTGCCTCAAGAACCACGCGGCGGCCATCGGCGGCAGCGCCACGGACGGGTGCGGCGAGTTCAtgcccggcggcgaggaaggctcGCTCGACGCGCTCCGCTGCTCCGCCTGCGGCTGCCACCGCAACTTCCACCGCAaggagctcgacgccgccgccgccccgccgctccaccaccaccaccaccaactgctcggcgtcggcgcgcacccccgcggccacggccaccaccaccaccacctcctggtggcggcgctgccgccgccgacgcggatgGTGATGCCGCTGAGCGCCATGCACACGTCGGAGTcggacgacgccgcggcgcgccccggcggcggcgcggcggcgaggaagcggtTCCGGACCAAGTTCACGGCGGAGCAGAAGGCGCGGATGCTGGGGTTCGCCGAGGAGGTCGGGTGGCGGCTGCAGAAGCTGGAGGACGCCGTCGTGCAGCGCTTCTGCCAGGAGGTCGGCGTCAAGCGCCGCGTCCTCAAGGTCTGGATGCACAACAACAAGCACAccctcgcccgccgccacctccatccctcctccgccgccgccgccggagacgacgacgacggcgcgccgccgccgcaccccgaccccggcggcgcgagctcgccgccgccgccgcaccacctccGGCTCCAGTAACCCAACACATCAAGAAATCCATTGACAACAAAAGCCTCATTTCTAGCTTAgctgcattgcattgcattgctctACTACTGTTCCATCAAATTGATGCttaatcctctctctctctctcttgtttaattaattaatccatgttttatttttctcttgatTTCTCTAACTTGTTGTCTAGTGTTAATTAGTGAGCTGATTGGTGATCATGTGAGCGATGTCAAATTTGTGGGAGGGGGGTGAAACTGAAATCACCTGTCCATGCACATCCATGACTTGTAGCTTTCACTCCCCACTGttcatgatatgatatgatgtgGTCTTCAGTTCCAAGTAGTAGCTAACTACTAGATGATCAGCACAGCTTTCCACAGTGATCACTGAAGCAAGTACAATATCGTGTGAGTGATCAGCagctaataattccaatttgtGTGTCTCCTTGTTCTTGTTGTTAGTTAGCATCATCAGCCTCTGATACCTCTGACCAgattagctatagctagcaagcaagcaagaatGGTCTAATCAATAATGGATGGCATAACACAAATGATTGATGAAGTGTATGTGTGTTTTTGACAAACTGGCTCAATTATTCTTTtcatgggggggggggggggggggggccatGTAGGAGAGAGGAGATGTGTGGGTGTGCAGGGAGGCAGGGAAGCATGTGGCAAGGGAGGGGTGATCCAAATATGGTTAATGCACAAACCAAGATCTGCAATATATGCAGTATGGGAGTGGAGCCCCTGAGGAATTGAAGAAGCTTGGTGAGTGAGCTGGTGTGCCAAGGCATTTCTGCATGCTGTTTGTTGGCAGTTTCAGATGATGTGCTTGCACTTCATGGCTTGGTTGtttgcaaaggaaaaaaaaatgaaaatcaactTAGCCAAATcacaattttcatttttttttctttagattttttttgggagaggaggggggggggggtggtaatccattaagaaataaaatgaaaatacaCTTGGCCTCTGCATCTACATCTATCAGGTTGCAGGTAacatagaaaataaaataaactaagaCAACAAGAACAAATCAATTTATATATGCACGATTTTTGCAACGTTTGGTAGTGTAACATACTAATTTTAATTATAAGCATAATTACAGTTAAGTCCTACAGAAACCTTGTGAACATCAATAAAAGTACTCTTTGCTAGCTCTTGTATCATGTGAACTACTTGAAATAGTTTCAGAGTTCATCACAAGACctgtcctctcctctctcagtgCTGTGATCTCCATCAGTCCATCTGGTTGTAGCCTGCTACACTGTAATAATCTTGTTTTTTAGTCCTATAGTAGATGCTGATAATTCTACTACTATTAGGTTTGGGCCCTGATTACTTGGGATCACTAGCAGGTAGCTGAGCTGATGATACTTGCTCCAGTTCCCCATGGAGCAAGCATCTGTCAGTCTGTCTGGTGTTGTCGACCTTCCATGGAATCCTGTCACACATACACTTCCATTACACTTTGCAAAGACATGttccaaaagaaaagagaatagAAGTATATAACCACATCCCTGTTTAGATCATTcctcaaaattttacaccctgtcacactgtatgaaatattaaatataggctaaaaaaaataactaattgcacaaattgcAACTAATTtacgaaacgaatcttttaagcctaattgctccatgatttgacaatatggtgctacaataaatatttgctaatgacggattaattaggcttaataaatttgtctcataGTTTACCGACgtattctgtaattagttttttttgttagtgtccaaacaccccatgcaacaccctatataatatctcaTGTAACACAGCAAAACTTTACGCCTCATTATGTAAACACCCCCTTTGACGGTGttgtagtactactacttcctccgtcccaaaatataagcattttttaggttggcacgggtattaagaaagtatgtgagAACGATAGAAgaaggtgtgtgattggttgaaaagagaaagtaggtgaaaaagaatggttgtgattggttgagaggagaaggtaggtagaaaaatagcttcattttgggacaaagtactgtgctagaaataactatattttagaacgaaggtAGTAAGTAAACCTAGGTACAGTAGTAGCATCACATCTCCATGGCTTTGGCTTGGCTGCACGCCTGCATTTCTGAACGTGCTCCTCCTACTACTACAGTCTGAAGAAGTGAGCAGTCAGACATGCGCTACATCAATCATGGCGATGATGAAACGATTGCTAGCTACAAGGTGCACTTCGCTTTCCACAAGCTTAGCTAAAGAGCTCAACATAGCATTTTATATGTAAGGAGGCTAAGGCACTTTCTCTTAATGAAAAAAAGGGGTGATTCCTAATTAAGGAGTATCCCTTGAACCTTTGGGTGCTGAAATTTCTCGGTCGGCGGATTCACCCTACAAAATTTATGCGAAAAGAGACTCGTCTTTATCAGTGGCGAGAACGATCCAGTGGGTTAGGGTTTAGGGGTTGACCATGGAGGAGGTCTCAAGGTGGTAGGGCAGGTCTAGATGGATGGAAGGTGTGGCGAGGCGAGTCAACGGTGGCATTATAGGAGCCATGAATGAAGAAAATGTTGTGGAGTTTTGTAGGAAAGAAGAGCACCAAAGTGATTTAGGAAGTGAGTGATTTGCCAGCCCATGTTGCATTCGACAAATAATTGTCGTCTAAGATGACGTAGGAAGGTGGATCCTTATAGTGGAGGCACAGTAGGGGAAGGACTAACTACATGCCtccttttataaaaaaaacaaaatggtaGGAGTTATCGAATTAATCAATTAGTATAAACAATGATTAAGTTAAAGTGACAAAGAACAAAGTAAATGAAAGCATTTTATCACCATGGTTTATGAGCTCATTATTTTAATGGCGGACCTCATTTACACCACGGACACTGCCAACATATATAGTGGTGTGGATAATGCAGTTGCGATAATAGTAAGGGCCAGGTTGGAGGGAGACATCTAGGGTTTAGGAGGACCCCGGGATAAGAGCGGGAAATACATATGCATTGATGAAATGTCTTTTTACAGATAAAGTTTTAGTAATTTTAACAACACTCGAGCACTCCTAACTTCCCTATACACCTCCAAAAAGAGGCATCTATACAAGTGTacggaaaaagagaagaagacaTTGATGGCTATGGCCTATGTTATTCACTTAGATGGACCTGTAAGGTTGAGTTTGTTTTCTTCATGTGTGCTTCAGCATACATACATAATTCGGTTAGCCACTAATAACTTACTAAGAGATCAACCAGAAGAGCTCAGATGAATATAATTCCATGAAAATTTAGCAACCCGTTGCCTTATTCAAAgttttaacttaaaaatttatatCTACAATGCAAGCCACGCTATGCAATATATCATGTCGACCACACATTGCCTTATTGTTTTTCATGACGAGTACTCATACCGTTTTAAATTATTTGTTATTCTAGTTTGGTCGCAAGTTAAACTTTTGTATCTTTGACTATCTAGATATTCATATAGTTCAACATCATAAGATATATGTTTTTGATTCACCATgagaaatactttcataatatgTACAGTCCATATGTCATTAAATTATATGAGTTTTTAGAAATTGATGATCAAAGTTTTTAGAAATTAAtgatcaaatataaaaaagttttaactTATGACAAAGATAGAACAATAACTAATTCGAAACACTGGAGTATTTGATtaccttttttaaaagatactttctcggtaaaaaaaataatcttacaGATGAGTTTGAACaaatatttatctagatttattcttaggatttatttttttttcgagagAAAGTAGCAGGCATTGTAGAGTAGTACTATCAAGCTCTGTACATACAGAGGCCATTATTAATTTCAGTGTCTTTGGCAGAGGCAGCACTGTAGAGAGCTTCCATTGCCCCTTTGCTGCTGCATGCAAGCATGGCCTCTGCGTATGTCACTGTacattgtgtgtgtgtgtgatgagagagagagagagagagatgtgtaTGGCATGTTGCCATGCTGCTGCAAGGAGGAAGCCAGGCCATCTGCACAtgtggtgtgagagagtgaGTGACTATAGCTCTAGCTGACTGCTTCTCTTGTGCATGCTCATGCTTGGTGTGGTTGCTGGCAAGGCAAGCCATCAGATCTCTCATCCATCTCATGctcccagctagctagctagccttaTCTCTGCATGCATGTTCTTTTCATCAGAAAGGCAGGGTCACCTTTACAAGCATATACTACTTCTGATTCTAGGTTGTTCAACAAAGATTAAAGATTCAGATAAAATTAACTTGAGATGCCCCTGAAAGTTTACTTGAGTAGGAAAGATCACGTCTAGCGATGTATtcactccgtcctaaaatagATATTAGCTATTTCTTATCTATATATGTAGCCAGAAACAACTACATTTcagaatggagagagtaactAACGGTGATCAATAAATACCGTGGTTGGATAGTAGTATTatataatcccttatattttctTTACAAAACTGAACCCGAAACCCCTTATATTTATGAATGGAGGGATTAGTATCATTCTTGGTAGCTCTGCTGTTTTGATGAATGCCATTACTCAGGTTTTCTGATTATCCTTTTTAGATAGAGTTGTCTGATTAATGTCTGTGGTCAATGCcctaggccgtgtttagttttctCTCTATTcccaactttctatcacatcatatcacatcaaaaactttcctatacacataaacttctaactttattttcaaactcccaactttcttcaaactttcaactttttccaggaactaaacacacccctggCTAGCTTGAGATGCAAACATTTGCAGGCCAAGAAAAAGGAAGCAGTGGCTGTGCTGCTGGCAGGGCCCAAAACCTGCTCCACAGATTCAGGGAAgggaagcaaagcaaagcaagcaaACCCTgcactctgaagtctgaactgaaCTGATCAACCAACCCTCTTGCATGTACTTAATCTTCAGGAAGCAACCTTAACACATGTGGCACAGTGCACACCACAGGCCTCCAATCCAATGAGAACTCAACAGATCGATGCAATGAGGGAGATGGCATTGAAGAAGGCAGAAATGCGGAAACTGAAGAAGGCAGCTGCAATCAAATCGATCAGAAATTCAGACTGAAGGCCTTCTTCTTCTACTACTcctatctcctctctctctctctctctctctctctctcctttctccatTCGTTTTCCTTTGCGTGATCGTCGAGACGTCACGGCAAGATCAGATCACTGCAGAAGCTGCAGCAGAGAAATGCAGAGATGCAGATGCTACTGTCTTTACAAGAAAGTAGTGAAGGATCATATCGGAGGCGACGTCCTCGGCTGCACGTGAACAAGGATCATACCATGCATCCATGCGTGCGTGTATTATCCGGCAGAGGTAATAGCTAGCTAAGCACTACTCCATCAGAAATTACGAGCatctagggctgtgtttagctccacaccaaaattggaagtttgaagaaattgaaacgatgtgacagaaaagttagaagtttgttcgtgtaggaaagttcgatctgacgaaaaagttgaaagtttattgAAAAaggttggaatctaaacagggcctaggtTTATACTgtgttctaaaaaataattctGATCATTTGCAAGTAATTAAAGCAAGGCAAATTCTGTATTGCTCAACAACTCCTTTTTCCTGATGCATATCATGCACAATGGAGAATTGGTAGAACCTTTATAAGGTGTaaggaattttgtaggattttcgCATGAATTTTGTCACAGGAAACAATTAAGTTCCGTATGAGCAAGAAATTTTCcccttcaaatattatatatggtgtACTAAAAGATATCATCATTGATCAATAAGATTGTTACTGTATCAACCAAGCAccattgtgatcccaaataCAGTGGAATAAGACCCAGGAATTTTCTTGAGTCCGGACAAAATGCACGTTTAAGCGATTATGGAACGAAAATTTCCCGTGTTCCAAATGAGGCTTCAATTAACATTGCCTTTTGAAAGTGTTTTAGAAAACATGTTTGAATTTTGATTCAACCTTGGGTTCTCAGttccatccatgatccatggCTTGGCTTTCAGAAGCTAGATGATGACAATGACACTATTTTACCACAGGGGAGTCAGGGGAGGGTAAGTACAGAAGGAAGCCCATAGGGCACTGTTGGCCTAGGAAAATTTTTGCAGACAAGTTACCTTGCAGACAGGCCAGAATGATAACTTGTTAGCTTTTCTTTCTACTACCCTTTTTCACCTTTTCACTGTTGCAGTACATGTTTGGCTTAACTCATTGTCATTGATGCCACTGCTAGGCTGGCTTGGCAGGCAGGCATGCAGCTGATCCATTCAACCACTACTCCAAATCAGATCAGACTTCTTGTTATTTTTCCATAGCAACCAACATACTAATTAGTAAGGTTGTAGTTTCTAATAGAATATTaccaccgtgtttagttcaaaaataatttttcaaacttccaacttttccatcacatcaaaactttcttacacacacaaacttccaacttttccgtcacatcgttccaatttcaaccaaacctccaattttaatgtgaactaaacacagcctacattACGGCCCCTGATTAGGTATCGGGAGTGTAACACACTAACACCCTTCCTCCAAAATCTGCATTAATCTGGCTAGGTGTCTCAGGAAGGTATCATATTTTTAATTGTGATTTTTTACCTCTTAATACTATCATTTTAGTGTTGAGGTACCAGGAGATATCAGATATTAAGATGATGCATTCCTGAAGCAAACTTCCTATTGAGGCAAGAAACCTCATTTCTTGTTGTACCAAGAACCCTCATTCCTGAAGGAGGTAAAATTATGCATTTCTTGTTACATGAAAGAACAGTTCAAGGAAAAAGAGTAGAggacatatccggtgaaaatgagctaagtgttgaaaactcgtgaaaatcatacctaaaagtttcgtaaatttatgaaaaaaatactagagatatgtgtagatataaaatacattctcaccaaatcttAACTCCAAACTCAAGTTCGTTtatgagaaacaaaaaaaagacaaatttcaggtgaatagtGTCCTGTTactattcacctgaaatttgtcttttttattactcctaaacgaagttgagtttgaacttgagatttggtgagaatgtatttcatatctacacctatctctagtatttttttcatgaatttacaaaacttttaggtatgattttcacgagttttcAACACTTAGCTCATTTTCACCGGTTATGTCCCCAAAAGAGTATAGATGAGGGAGAGAAAAATGATCAAGGGCAAACAAACTACTTATACAACTTTTGATGATCATATACACACAGTGATGTGTATGTGCAAAGTTGACTGAATCCAGGTTTAGGAGTGGACTACAAGAAATAAGCCATTGTCTGTCT is part of the Oryza glaberrima chromosome 12, OglaRS2, whole genome shotgun sequence genome and harbors:
- the LOC127756604 gene encoding LOW QUALITY PROTEIN: zinc-finger homeodomain protein 3-like (The sequence of the model RefSeq protein was modified relative to this genomic sequence to represent the inferred CDS: inserted 1 base in 1 codon); the encoded protein is MDLSGAQGELPLPMHAAASPYLGLHHDHHHHHGGGGGGGGMNGRHMSPPTPPAAAEESKAVVVVSSSATAAARYRECLKNHAAAIGGSATDGCGEFMPGGEEGSLDALRCSACGCHRNFHRKELDAAAAPPLHHHHHQLLGVGAHPRGHGHHHHHLLVAALPPPTRMVMPLSAMHTSESDDAAARPGGGAAARKRFRTKFTAEQKARMLGFAEEVGWRLQKLEDAVVQRFCQEVGVKRRVLKVWMHNNKHTLARRHLHPSSAAAAGDDDDGAPPPHPDPXRRELAAAAAPPPAPVTQHIKKSIDNKSLISSLAALHCIALLLFHQIDA